One window of Phycisphaeraceae bacterium genomic DNA carries:
- a CDS encoding PEGA domain-containing protein: MPLLTGCVERRISITSEPAGALVWVNDVEVGRTPTELNYKHYGKYDVRLELDGYDTLQTIGEASTPWWDYPGPDLIAEAIPNAKKTIRWHYTLTPTLAAAMPREQFESDLIERARALREQLGPAPTPETSPATEKPATENPDSVDPAGAAGTPDDSLKPADTPNDDRARPDR; this comes from the coding sequence GTGCCTCTCTTAACCGGCTGCGTCGAGCGCCGCATCTCCATCACCTCCGAGCCCGCCGGCGCACTCGTCTGGGTCAACGACGTCGAGGTCGGCCGCACCCCGACCGAACTCAACTACAAGCACTACGGCAAGTACGATGTCCGGCTCGAACTCGACGGCTACGACACGCTCCAGACCATCGGCGAAGCGAGCACACCCTGGTGGGACTACCCCGGCCCCGACCTCATCGCCGAGGCCATCCCCAACGCGAAGAAGACCATCCGCTGGCACTACACGCTGACGCCGACACTCGCCGCCGCGATGCCGCGTGAGCAGTTCGAGAGCGACCTGATCGAACGGGCCCGCGCGCTCCGTGAGCAGCTCGGCCCCGCCCCGACGCCCGAGACATCGCCCGCAACCGAGAAACCCGCAACCGAGAATCCAGATTCAGTCGATCCCGCTGGCGCGGCTGGGACACCCGATGACAGTCTGAAGCCCGCTGACACGCCGAATGACGACCGCGCCCGCCCCGACCGTTGA
- a CDS encoding potassium/proton antiporter has translation MLSTYRLCIAGLRGSACGGIVLAALDGARWRGYGPRDVIDLSAYSPTLILATSEPTASAIVMVAFGAILVFSVVFGRPLDRLGIPVVLLFLLLGILAGSEGLGGIPFDDYGLAYRLGTLALALILFDGGLNTSLSVVRRASLPAGILATVGVALTAGLVAMCARMIGLPWPESLLLGAVVSSTDAATVFAVLRGGRLRLKDRVGSTLELESGVNDPMAVLLTAMLVQAILASGGSGPVSWWRLAIDVPVQLLIGLAFGVMFGLAGRWFLARVRLGTVGLYPVVTLALALLAFGGATLCYGSGFLAVYAAGVVLGNGPLPYKSGLARVHDAIAWLSQIGMFGMLGLLVYPSSLASVWGEGLALGLFLAFVARPIAVAVCLGPLRMPAKEIGYIGWVGLRGAVPIVLATYPMLEGVPGAGRVFNIVFFIVVVNAIIPGSTVRLVTRKLGLDVPDKPVPEAVLEINARKSLDSELLAFHIDRSLAVCDAALSQIAFPRHAAVVLVVRGEQMIAPRGDTRLHDGDHVYVLCKSADRPFIELLFGRPIDDQGPSAGPRTPDPG, from the coding sequence ATGCTCTCGACGTACAGACTCTGCATCGCGGGGCTCCGAGGGTCGGCGTGTGGCGGCATCGTACTCGCGGCGTTGGACGGGGCTCGGTGGAGGGGTTATGGTCCACGCGACGTGATCGATCTTTCTGCGTACAGCCCGACGCTGATTCTCGCGACCTCGGAGCCAACGGCCTCCGCGATCGTCATGGTTGCGTTCGGAGCGATCCTGGTCTTCAGCGTTGTGTTCGGGCGGCCGCTCGATCGGCTCGGCATTCCCGTCGTGCTGCTCTTCCTGCTGCTCGGGATCCTGGCCGGATCGGAGGGGCTGGGCGGGATCCCCTTCGATGATTACGGGCTTGCCTACCGGCTGGGCACGCTCGCGCTGGCGTTGATCCTCTTTGACGGCGGCCTGAACACCTCGCTCTCGGTGGTTCGCCGGGCGTCGCTGCCGGCGGGCATACTCGCGACGGTCGGCGTGGCGTTGACGGCGGGCCTCGTCGCGATGTGCGCCAGGATGATCGGGCTCCCGTGGCCGGAGTCGCTCCTCCTCGGCGCGGTCGTTTCCTCAACGGACGCGGCAACGGTCTTTGCCGTCCTCAGAGGCGGGCGGCTGCGATTGAAGGACCGTGTGGGCTCGACGCTCGAACTGGAGTCGGGCGTGAACGATCCGATGGCCGTGCTGCTCACTGCCATGCTCGTTCAGGCGATCCTTGCGTCGGGCGGTTCCGGCCCGGTCTCGTGGTGGCGGCTGGCCATCGATGTGCCGGTGCAGTTGCTGATCGGGCTCGCGTTCGGCGTGATGTTCGGGCTTGCGGGGCGTTGGTTTCTGGCAAGGGTGCGACTCGGAACGGTCGGCCTGTATCCCGTGGTGACGCTGGCGCTGGCATTGCTCGCGTTCGGCGGGGCGACGCTCTGCTATGGATCGGGTTTCCTGGCGGTGTATGCCGCGGGCGTGGTGCTGGGGAACGGTCCGTTGCCTTACAAGTCCGGGTTGGCGCGGGTTCACGATGCGATCGCCTGGCTGAGCCAGATCGGTATGTTCGGGATGCTGGGCCTGCTGGTGTATCCCTCGTCACTTGCCTCGGTGTGGGGCGAGGGCTTGGCGCTGGGGCTGTTTCTGGCGTTTGTGGCGCGTCCGATCGCGGTGGCGGTCTGTCTCGGGCCGCTGCGGATGCCGGCGAAGGAGATCGGGTACATCGGATGGGTCGGTCTGCGCGGAGCGGTGCCGATCGTGCTGGCGACGTACCCGATGCTGGAGGGTGTGCCGGGCGCGGGGCGCGTCTTCAACATCGTGTTCTTCATTGTGGTGGTCAACGCGATCATCCCGGGCTCGACGGTGCGTCTCGTGACGCGGAAGCTGGGCCTTGATGTGCCGGACAAGCCGGTGCCGGAGGCGGTGCTGGAGATCAATGCCCGCAAGTCGCTGGACAGCGAATTGCTGGCGTTCCACATCGATCGCTCGCTCGCGGTCTGTGATGCCGCGTTGTCGCAGATCGCGTTCCCGCGGCACGCGGCGGTGGTGCTGGTGGTGCGGGGTGAGCAGATGATCGCGCCGCGCGGGGATACCCGGCTGCACGATGGCGACCATGTGTATGTCTTGTGCAAATCGGCGGACCGCCCATTCATCGAGTTGCTCTTCGGGCGTCCGATCGACGATCAGGGCCCTTCGGCGGGTCCTAGAACGCCCGATCCGGGTTGA
- the nagB gene encoding glucosamine-6-phosphate deaminase has translation MQSLYVESIPSHATPQHPERLPVAVFQTSAGVNRAVAGEIASLIRSRAGSGRPAVLGLATGSTPVGVYDELVRLHKEEGLSFKNVITFNLDEYWPMKRDELQSYHRFMREHLFDHIDIPSGNWNLPDGEKPLADVERFCQDYEKKIADAGGIDIQLLGIGRTGHIGFNEPGSARDSRTRLIWLDHVTRMDASSDFFGEWNVPRRAVTMGVGTILDARRVLLLAFGEHKAKIVKRAVEGDISQSVSASFLQQHPSAQFVLDPAAAADLTRFRAPWLLGPIERYGLTWDERMTRKATIWLARELKKPILKLTNEDYNEHGLQELLANRVGSMPGASPTPAASQRATSGGASAGMSGGAYAINLDVFRSLQKTITGWPGGKPNQRAGEGPGDFPKRVIVFSPHPDDDVISMGGTFIRLCEQGHEVHVAYQTSGNIAVWDESALRHADFVSEFARAFPQLGTDVAERIEQSVETFIRSKQPGAIDTPELQRIKGLIRRTEARAGARYSGVREENIHFLDLPFYETGRVKKMPIGEDDLRITMDLLKRVKPQQVYAAGDLSDPHGTHRVCLDAILKSIVRLRADPTESAWARDCVVWLYRGAWQEWEPEEIEMAVPLSPDEVVRKRMAIFKHESQKDRALFPGPSDPREFWQRAEDRNRATAKLYDMLGLAEYEAIEGFVRWKG, from the coding sequence ATGCAGAGTCTGTACGTCGAGAGCATCCCGTCTCACGCGACGCCCCAGCACCCAGAGCGACTCCCCGTCGCCGTCTTCCAGACCAGCGCGGGCGTGAATCGCGCCGTCGCCGGAGAGATCGCCTCGCTGATCCGCAGCCGCGCCGGATCGGGCCGACCGGCGGTGCTCGGGCTTGCCACCGGCTCAACCCCAGTCGGCGTCTACGACGAACTCGTCCGCCTCCACAAGGAAGAAGGCCTCTCGTTCAAGAACGTCATCACGTTCAATCTGGACGAGTACTGGCCGATGAAGCGCGATGAGCTCCAGAGCTACCACCGCTTCATGCGCGAACACCTCTTCGACCACATCGACATCCCGTCCGGCAACTGGAACCTGCCCGACGGCGAGAAACCCCTCGCTGATGTCGAGCGATTCTGCCAGGACTACGAGAAGAAAATCGCCGACGCCGGCGGCATCGATATCCAGCTCCTCGGCATCGGACGCACCGGCCACATCGGCTTCAACGAACCCGGTTCCGCGCGCGACAGCCGCACCCGCCTCATCTGGCTCGACCACGTCACCCGCATGGACGCCTCCAGCGACTTCTTCGGTGAATGGAACGTCCCGCGTCGCGCCGTCACCATGGGTGTCGGGACCATCCTCGACGCACGCCGCGTCCTCCTGCTCGCGTTCGGCGAGCACAAAGCCAAGATCGTGAAGCGAGCCGTTGAGGGCGACATATCCCAGAGTGTCTCCGCGTCGTTCCTGCAGCAGCATCCGAGCGCGCAGTTCGTCCTCGACCCCGCCGCCGCCGCCGACCTCACCCGCTTCCGTGCGCCCTGGTTGCTTGGGCCGATCGAGCGGTACGGACTGACGTGGGACGAGCGGATGACCCGCAAGGCGACGATCTGGCTCGCACGCGAACTCAAGAAACCGATCTTGAAACTCACCAACGAGGACTACAACGAGCACGGGCTCCAGGAGCTGCTGGCCAATCGCGTCGGGTCCATGCCCGGCGCATCACCAACTCCCGCCGCCTCGCAACGCGCCACCAGTGGGGGGGCGAGCGCGGGAATGAGCGGCGGGGCATATGCCATCAACCTCGATGTCTTCCGCTCACTTCAGAAAACCATCACCGGCTGGCCGGGAGGAAAGCCCAACCAGCGCGCCGGCGAAGGCCCCGGCGACTTTCCCAAGCGCGTCATCGTCTTCAGCCCACACCCCGACGACGATGTCATCAGCATGGGCGGCACGTTCATTCGCTTGTGCGAGCAGGGACACGAGGTCCACGTCGCCTACCAGACCAGCGGCAACATCGCCGTCTGGGACGAGTCCGCCCTCCGCCACGCCGACTTCGTCTCTGAGTTCGCCCGCGCCTTCCCACAACTTGGCACGGATGTCGCTGAACGGATCGAGCAATCCGTTGAGACCTTCATCCGCTCCAAGCAGCCCGGCGCGATTGACACGCCCGAGCTCCAGAGGATCAAGGGACTCATCCGCCGCACCGAGGCCCGCGCCGGCGCACGATACTCCGGCGTCCGCGAGGAGAACATCCACTTCCTCGACCTTCCGTTCTACGAGACAGGCCGCGTGAAGAAGATGCCGATCGGTGAGGATGACCTGCGGATCACGATGGATCTGCTGAAGCGCGTGAAGCCGCAGCAGGTGTACGCCGCCGGCGACCTCTCCGATCCGCACGGCACGCACCGCGTCTGCTTGGATGCGATCCTGAAGTCGATCGTGCGACTCCGCGCCGATCCGACGGAATCTGCATGGGCACGCGACTGCGTCGTCTGGCTTTACCGGGGCGCGTGGCAGGAGTGGGAGCCCGAAGAGATCGAGATGGCCGTGCCGCTGAGCCCCGACGAGGTGGTGAGGAAGCGCATGGCGATCTTCAAGCACGAGAGCCAGAAGGACCGCGCCCTCTTCCCCGGCCCGAGCGACCCGCGCGAGTTCTGGCAACGCGCCGAGGACCGCAATCGCGCCACCGCCAAGCTCTACGACATGCTCGGGCTCGCCGAGTACGAGGCGATCGAGGGCTTTGTGAGGTGGAAGGGTTGA
- the lptB gene encoding LPS export ABC transporter ATP-binding protein, with the protein MPLLDVQNLRKSYAGREVVAGVSFHVGKAEIVGLLGRNGAGKTTSFRMTIGMIDADDGQVWFDGKEITYLPMYKRARLGMGYLSQEPSVFQRLTCEQNLLAILETLPMGRAARKQRAAELLAQFGLSHKAKHAARTCSGGERRKLEIARALVTKPRLILLDEPFSGVDPIAVEDLQAEIRRLASTGIAFLITDHNVQQTLRVCDRAYIIDSGKKFAEGSPRDLINNELVKRVYLGSLFRGDEFDDPVDQNTSPVAVE; encoded by the coding sequence ATGCCCCTCCTCGACGTCCAGAATCTCCGCAAGTCCTACGCCGGCCGCGAGGTTGTCGCCGGTGTCTCTTTCCACGTCGGCAAGGCCGAGATCGTCGGCCTCCTCGGGCGCAACGGCGCGGGCAAGACCACCTCCTTCCGCATGACCATCGGCATGATCGATGCCGACGATGGCCAGGTCTGGTTCGACGGCAAGGAGATCACCTACCTCCCCATGTACAAGCGCGCGCGGCTCGGCATGGGCTACCTCTCACAGGAACCCTCCGTCTTCCAGCGGCTCACCTGCGAGCAGAATCTGCTCGCCATCCTCGAAACCCTTCCCATGGGCCGCGCTGCCCGCAAGCAGCGGGCCGCCGAACTCCTCGCCCAGTTCGGCCTGTCACACAAGGCCAAGCACGCCGCTCGCACCTGCTCCGGCGGCGAGCGACGCAAGCTCGAGATCGCCCGCGCCCTCGTCACCAAACCACGCCTCATCCTGCTCGACGAGCCCTTCAGCGGCGTGGACCCCATCGCCGTCGAAGACCTCCAGGCCGAGATCCGCCGCCTCGCCTCCACCGGCATCGCCTTCCTCATCACCGACCACAACGTCCAGCAGACACTCCGCGTCTGCGATCGGGCCTACATCATCGACAGCGGCAAGAAATTCGCCGAGGGCTCCCCACGCGACCTCATCAACAACGAGCTGGTCAAACGCGTCTACCTCGGATCCCTCTTCCGAGGCGATGAGTTCGATGACCCCGTCGATCAGAACACGTCCCCCGTCGCGGTCGAATGA
- a CDS encoding S1 RNA-binding domain-containing protein, translating into MAPTNEDVTSAPSKPTGREAADLSPEIQAELDAAMADLGVESDRPGAPKPTPRPVGGASPAPIRGPRVVSAGREHRSGKVVSVGPTDIFIEFGPKLIGLVERTQYVEAELPKVGDEIEVIVTRRDPKDGILICSKPGAVQKAAWEEMEIGQTVEARVTGVNKGGLELELTGGHEAFMPASQVSLDRVEDLSVYIGQKFTCQVQRIDRRGKGNVVLSRRDLLAVERKEKAAKLKQTITEGQVVDGVVRKIMPYGAFVDLGGLDGLLHASDITHERGMLMGEKAIAKHITEGQPIRVQILKVDLENDRISLGLKQLSEDPFQAALNEIVEGAELSGRVVRFAEFGAFVEVAKGVEGLVHISEIEHRRIGHASDVLKQDEIVKVKVLKIDPGTRKISLSIKALKAAPEAPAGSGGGGGPGGRGGKGGRDKTPGRTAEEILKETPELRRLREKFGKKGFKGGLG; encoded by the coding sequence ATGGCCCCCACCAACGAAGACGTGACATCCGCTCCTTCCAAGCCGACCGGTCGCGAGGCGGCTGATCTCTCTCCGGAGATCCAGGCGGAACTCGACGCGGCGATGGCCGATCTGGGCGTCGAGTCCGATCGACCCGGCGCGCCGAAGCCGACTCCTCGTCCGGTGGGCGGCGCGAGCCCCGCGCCGATCCGAGGGCCGCGCGTGGTCTCGGCCGGGCGCGAGCATCGCTCGGGGAAGGTCGTCTCCGTCGGTCCGACGGACATCTTCATCGAGTTCGGTCCGAAGCTGATCGGCCTCGTCGAGCGCACGCAGTATGTCGAGGCGGAGCTGCCGAAGGTCGGCGATGAGATCGAGGTGATCGTCACCCGTCGCGACCCGAAGGATGGGATCCTGATCTGCTCGAAGCCCGGCGCGGTGCAGAAAGCCGCGTGGGAAGAGATGGAGATCGGCCAGACCGTCGAGGCCCGCGTCACTGGTGTCAACAAGGGCGGGCTTGAGCTTGAGCTCACGGGCGGGCACGAGGCCTTCATGCCCGCGTCGCAGGTCTCGCTCGATCGCGTCGAGGATCTCTCGGTCTACATCGGCCAGAAGTTCACGTGCCAGGTGCAGCGCATCGACCGGCGCGGCAAGGGCAATGTTGTCCTCTCGCGCCGCGACCTGCTCGCTGTCGAACGCAAGGAAAAAGCCGCCAAGCTCAAGCAGACCATCACCGAGGGACAGGTCGTGGACGGGGTCGTCCGCAAGATCATGCCCTACGGCGCATTCGTCGATCTGGGCGGGCTCGACGGGTTGCTGCACGCCAGCGACATCACGCACGAGCGCGGCATGCTCATGGGCGAGAAGGCGATCGCCAAGCACATCACCGAGGGTCAGCCGATCCGCGTGCAGATCCTCAAGGTCGATCTTGAGAACGATCGCATCTCGCTCGGCCTGAAGCAACTGTCGGAAGATCCCTTCCAGGCCGCCCTCAACGAGATCGTCGAGGGCGCGGAACTGAGCGGGCGTGTCGTCCGCTTCGCGGAGTTCGGCGCGTTCGTCGAAGTCGCCAAGGGTGTCGAGGGGCTGGTCCACATCTCCGAGATCGAGCATCGCCGCATCGGGCACGCCAGCGATGTGCTGAAGCAGGATGAGATCGTCAAGGTCAAGGTGCTGAAGATCGATCCGGGGACGCGGAAGATCTCGCTCTCGATCAAGGCGCTCAAGGCCGCGCCGGAAGCGCCGGCGGGCTCTGGTGGGGGTGGCGGGCCTGGCGGACGCGGAGGCAAGGGCGGGCGCGACAAGACGCCGGGACGCACCGCGGAAGAGATCCTGAAAGAGACTCCGGAACTCCGGCGCTTGCGCGAGAAGTTCGGCAAGAAGGGCTTCAAGGGCGGCCTGGGTTAA
- a CDS encoding ABC transporter ATP-binding protein, with translation MTIQIKQLQKIYKIGVERVHALRGVDLTINKNEFVAIMGTSGSGKSTLMNILGCLDRPTKGAYILNGKPTHKMNAGQLASVRNREIGFVFQSFELLPRQTALKNVMLPLVYSSRNWLSARRLAKRALERVGLAERMKHKPNQLSGGQRQRVAIARALVNEPSILLADEPTGNLDSATTAEIIALFKQLHDEGQTIVIVTHEEDVAGHAHRIVRLRDGRIMSDHPTDQDPIHREWMKTAAAAMGELTADAPPAESVAEEAAR, from the coding sequence ATGACCATCCAGATCAAACAACTCCAGAAGATCTACAAGATCGGCGTCGAGCGCGTCCACGCGCTCCGCGGCGTAGATCTCACCATCAACAAAAACGAGTTCGTCGCCATCATGGGCACCTCCGGCTCCGGCAAGAGCACCCTCATGAACATCCTCGGATGCCTCGACCGTCCCACCAAGGGCGCGTACATCCTCAACGGCAAGCCCACACACAAAATGAACGCCGGCCAGCTCGCCTCCGTCCGCAACCGCGAGATCGGCTTCGTCTTCCAGTCCTTCGAGCTCCTCCCGCGCCAGACAGCCCTCAAAAACGTCATGCTCCCCCTCGTCTACTCCTCCCGCAACTGGCTCTCCGCGCGCCGCCTCGCCAAACGCGCCCTCGAACGCGTCGGGCTCGCCGAACGCATGAAGCACAAGCCAAACCAGCTCTCCGGCGGCCAGCGCCAGCGCGTCGCCATCGCCCGCGCACTCGTCAACGAGCCCTCCATCCTCCTCGCCGACGAGCCCACCGGAAACCTCGACTCCGCAACCACCGCCGAGATCATCGCCCTCTTCAAGCAACTCCACGACGAGGGACAAACCATCGTCATCGTCACCCACGAGGAAGACGTCGCCGGCCACGCCCACCGCATCGTCCGGCTCCGCGACGGACGCATCATGTCCGACCACCCGACCGATCAAGACCCCATCCATCGCGAATGGATGAAGACCGCCGCCGCCGCCATGGGCGAGCTCACCGCAGACGCCCCGCCCGCCGAGTCCGTCGCCGAGGAGGCCGCGCGATGA
- a CDS encoding ABC transporter permease, translating into MIFFRVLFQTVVLALGQIWANKMRAILTTLGIIIGVAAVIAVVGAMSGLRGFVLKEFETFGAKKMYIWGWVPRELRTTMSWSDVRISLDEVEMLQNHAYAIDLITPTANARYDVTAGRVTQRGALVTGIWPEWHEIENRSVTRGRPFFRIDMDERRQVCLVNDKAIEELELPRDPVGRFIDIKGRRFLIIGIVETKETSPMFGGGDSQSEVYIPFETSYQMNPYNWIDCIAQLRDPKLAEEGREEVRFVLRKARGLGPEEQDTFRIEVLQSIIDQFNKMAAGITAIAGGVVSIALLVGGIGIMNIMLVSVSERTREIGLRKAVGARPAIILNQFLVEAVVLCLVGGLVGVLLGQAATLGLRLSNPEAMERATVPPWAVIVAVAFSGATGVIFGMFPAIKAARLDPIDALRHE; encoded by the coding sequence ATGATCTTCTTCCGCGTTCTCTTCCAGACCGTCGTCCTCGCGCTCGGACAGATCTGGGCCAACAAGATGCGCGCCATCCTCACCACGCTCGGCATCATCATCGGCGTCGCCGCCGTGATCGCCGTCGTCGGCGCCATGTCCGGCCTCAGGGGCTTCGTCCTCAAAGAGTTCGAGACCTTCGGCGCAAAGAAAATGTACATCTGGGGCTGGGTCCCGCGCGAACTCCGCACCACCATGTCATGGAGCGATGTCCGCATCTCGCTCGACGAAGTCGAGATGCTCCAGAACCACGCCTACGCCATCGACCTCATCACGCCCACAGCCAACGCACGCTACGACGTCACCGCCGGACGCGTCACCCAGCGCGGCGCACTCGTCACAGGCATCTGGCCCGAGTGGCACGAGATCGAGAACCGCTCCGTCACCAGAGGACGCCCCTTCTTCCGCATCGACATGGACGAACGCCGACAGGTCTGCCTCGTCAACGACAAAGCCATCGAAGAACTCGAACTCCCAAGAGACCCCGTCGGACGCTTCATCGACATCAAGGGACGACGCTTCCTCATCATCGGCATCGTCGAGACCAAAGAAACCTCCCCGATGTTCGGCGGCGGCGACTCCCAGTCAGAGGTCTACATCCCCTTCGAAACCTCATACCAGATGAACCCCTATAACTGGATCGACTGCATCGCCCAGCTCCGCGATCCCAAACTCGCCGAAGAAGGACGCGAAGAAGTCCGATTCGTCCTCAGAAAGGCCCGCGGCCTCGGACCCGAAGAACAAGACACCTTCCGCATCGAAGTCCTCCAGAGCATCATCGATCAGTTCAACAAAATGGCCGCCGGAATCACCGCCATCGCAGGAGGCGTCGTCTCCATCGCCCTTCTCGTCGGCGGCATCGGCATCATGAACATCATGCTCGTCTCCGTCTCCGAACGCACCCGCGAGATCGGCCTCAGGAAAGCCGTCGGCGCACGCCCCGCCATCATCCTCAACCAGTTCCTCGTCGAGGCAGTCGTCCTCTGCCTCGTCGGAGGTCTCGTCGGCGTCCTCCTCGGACAAGCCGCAACCCTCGGCCTCCGCCTCTCAAACCCCGAAGCCATGGAACGCGCCACCGTGCCGCCCTGGGCCGTCATCGTCGCCGTCGCCTTCTCCGGCGCAACCGGCGTCATCTTCGGCATGTTCCCCGCCATCAAGGCCGCTCGACTCGACCCCATCGACGCCCTCCGACACGAGTGA
- a CDS encoding acetyltransferase: MGYTGDDGLVLIGGGGHALVVAEAAAMSGRPIRGFLDDDPGAPLGSLDGVLSASGAPPVQIKRLGGLAAVVSLDELGRCEIILAIGDLKARRRMIETLGASGIARGVKIATIIHPRAIVSPSAIIEQGVFIGPGAVVHSRARIGAHAIINSGAIVEHECVIGENAHIAPGAAMGGRVTIGEDALLGIGSRVLPNLEVGSGSTVGAGAVVIRRVSGLQTVIGCPSRASGID; this comes from the coding sequence ATGGGATACACAGGCGATGACGGGCTGGTTCTGATCGGCGGGGGCGGGCATGCGCTGGTGGTGGCGGAGGCCGCGGCGATGTCGGGGCGGCCGATCCGCGGGTTTCTCGATGATGACCCGGGCGCGCCGCTCGGGTCTCTCGACGGGGTGCTCTCGGCGTCCGGTGCGCCGCCCGTGCAGATCAAGCGGCTCGGCGGGCTCGCGGCGGTCGTCTCGCTCGACGAACTCGGGCGATGCGAGATCATCCTGGCGATCGGCGACCTGAAGGCCCGGCGGCGGATGATCGAGACGTTGGGAGCGTCCGGGATCGCGCGGGGCGTGAAGATCGCCACGATCATCCATCCGCGCGCGATCGTCTCGCCGAGCGCGATCATCGAGCAGGGGGTCTTCATCGGGCCGGGGGCGGTGGTTCATTCGCGGGCGCGGATCGGGGCGCACGCGATCATCAACTCGGGGGCGATCGTCGAGCACGAGTGCGTGATCGGTGAGAATGCGCACATCGCGCCGGGGGCGGCGATGGGCGGGCGCGTGACGATCGGCGAGGATGCGCTGCTCGGGATCGGGTCGAGGGTCCTTCCGAACCTTGAGGTCGGGAGCGGATCAACGGTCGGGGCGGGCGCGGTCGTCATTCGGCGTGTCAGCGGGCTTCAGACTGTCATCGGGTGTCCCAGCCGCGCCAGCGGGATCGACTGA
- a CDS encoding TIM barrel protein translates to MINRREFIGTSIAAAATGSVASSAVGATHVSHAQEPSNGARFRLAYAPHFGMFANHAPDDLDQLRFAADQGFWAWEDNGMKGRGPEFQEKAAEVMSERGIKMGIFVGADIDWRNPTLTTGRKDHRDKFVEQVKESVEVAKRINTKFCTIVPGTVAENIPEGIQMANVVEALKRACDVCADYGLVMVNEPLNWRDHPRLFLRYSDQAYAIMKAVNHPCCKILFDMYHQQVTEGNLIDNINRTWDEIGFFQIGDNPGRCEPGTGEVNYRNVFGHIARKATESKREFILGMEHGNSKGGKEGELAVIQAYRDADSF, encoded by the coding sequence ATGATCAACCGCCGCGAGTTCATCGGGACATCCATCGCCGCCGCTGCCACAGGTTCGGTCGCGTCGAGCGCCGTCGGAGCCACGCACGTGTCACACGCACAAGAGCCGTCGAATGGGGCCAGGTTCCGGTTGGCGTACGCGCCGCACTTCGGCATGTTCGCGAACCACGCGCCCGACGACCTCGACCAGCTCCGCTTCGCCGCCGACCAGGGCTTCTGGGCGTGGGAAGACAACGGCATGAAAGGCCGCGGCCCGGAGTTCCAGGAGAAGGCCGCGGAAGTCATGTCCGAACGCGGCATCAAGATGGGCATCTTCGTCGGCGCGGACATCGACTGGCGAAACCCCACGCTGACCACAGGACGGAAGGACCACCGCGACAAGTTCGTGGAACAGGTGAAGGAGTCGGTCGAGGTCGCCAAGCGCATCAACACCAAGTTCTGCACCATCGTCCCCGGCACCGTCGCAGAGAACATTCCTGAAGGGATCCAGATGGCCAACGTCGTCGAGGCGCTGAAGCGCGCCTGCGATGTCTGCGCCGACTATGGCCTCGTCATGGTCAACGAGCCACTCAACTGGCGCGACCACCCGCGCCTCTTCCTGCGCTACAGCGATCAGGCCTACGCGATCATGAAGGCCGTGAACCACCCCTGCTGCAAGATCCTCTTCGATATGTACCACCAGCAGGTCACCGAGGGCAACCTCATCGACAACATCAACAGGACGTGGGACGAGATCGGGTTCTTCCAGATCGGCGACAACCCCGGCCGCTGCGAGCCCGGCACAGGCGAGGTCAACTACCGCAACGTCTTCGGGCACATCGCACGCAAGGCCACGGAGTCCAAGCGCGAGTTCATCCTCGGCATGGAGCACGGCAACTCCAAGGGCGGCAAAGAGGGCGAACTCGCCGTCATCCAGGCGTATCGGGATGCGGATTCGTTCTGA